In one window of Nakamurella sp. PAMC28650 DNA:
- a CDS encoding IS110 family transposase, whose product MLMIGDDWAEDHHDIEIEDDTGRRLSRARLPEGLDGIAKLHALVAEHAPADWVDLTPEQTADRVFVGIETDRGSWVVALRASGYHVYAINPMSSARYRDRYSTSGAKSDAGDAHVLAEIVRLDRAHHREIAGDTNLADAVKLLGRAHQNLIWERVRHVLRLRSALLDFFPVAVQAFSDLAATDALILLSRAPDPARSARLTRSQVVSALAAARRHHIQDKAGPLLTLLHTPGLRQPAAVEAAYAAIVLGQVKILTAINEQITAMQSVMAENFDRHPAAQIYRSQPGLGPVLAARVLGEFGDDPQRFANSRARKNYSGQSPITRASGKKSVVLARHATNRRLGVALHLQAYGSLNGSPGTRAYYDAIRARGTGHHAALRQVANRLVGILHGCLESGTLYDETVAWNSSASVTQTAMAPAA is encoded by the coding sequence CTGTTGATGATCGGCGACGACTGGGCCGAGGACCACCACGACATCGAGATCGAGGACGACACCGGGCGGCGGCTCAGCCGCGCCAGACTGCCCGAGGGACTGGACGGAATCGCGAAGCTGCACGCGCTGGTCGCCGAGCATGCCCCCGCCGACTGGGTCGACCTCACCCCTGAGCAGACCGCCGACCGGGTCTTCGTCGGCATCGAAACCGACCGCGGCTCCTGGGTGGTCGCCCTACGAGCATCGGGCTACCACGTCTACGCGATCAACCCGATGTCCTCGGCCCGCTACCGCGACCGGTACTCCACCTCGGGGGCCAAAAGCGACGCCGGCGACGCCCACGTCCTAGCCGAGATCGTCCGGCTAGACCGAGCCCATCACCGCGAGATCGCCGGGGACACCAACCTGGCCGACGCGGTGAAGCTACTGGGCCGTGCTCATCAAAACTTGATCTGGGAACGTGTCCGGCACGTGCTGCGCCTCCGATCGGCACTACTTGACTTCTTTCCCGTTGCGGTGCAGGCATTTTCGGATTTAGCCGCCACGGACGCCCTCATCCTGCTCAGCCGCGCGCCGGACCCGGCCCGCTCCGCCCGGCTCACCCGCAGCCAGGTGGTGTCGGCGTTGGCCGCGGCGCGGCGGCACCACATCCAGGACAAAGCCGGACCACTGCTCACGCTGCTGCACACGCCGGGCCTTCGGCAACCCGCCGCCGTGGAGGCGGCCTACGCCGCGATCGTGCTCGGCCAGGTCAAGATCCTGACCGCTATCAACGAACAGATCACCGCGATGCAGTCGGTGATGGCAGAAAATTTTGACCGACACCCGGCCGCGCAGATCTACCGGAGCCAGCCGGGCCTGGGACCGGTCCTGGCCGCCCGCGTCCTGGGCGAATTCGGCGACGACCCGCAACGGTTCGCCAACTCCCGCGCCCGAAAAAACTACTCCGGACAGAGCCCGATCACGAGGGCATCGGGGAAAAAATCCGTCGTCCTAGCCCGGCACGCCACCAACCGCCGGCTCGGCGTCGCCCTGCACCTGCAGGCCTACGGCTCCCTCAACGGATCGCCCGGCACCCGCGCCTACTATGACGCCATCCGAGCCCGCGGAACCGGCCACCACGCAGCCCTCCGCCAAGTCGCCAACCGACTCGTCGGCATCCTGCACGGCTGCCTCGAGAGCGGAACCCTCTACGACGAAACCGTCGCCTGGAACTCCTCAGCCAGCGTCACGCAAACTGCAATGGCACCCGCCGCTTGA